One Thiobacillus sp. genomic region harbors:
- a CDS encoding SPASM domain-containing protein has translation MSTQTIHFAPSVPITAPVSDPDPIVGDRVELQLLTTLKCNLKCTYCSLGVGEVLGSQTELGYDIDQLAAFIDSHLKGKEIYVTFYGGEPTLNQDMMRAVMARFPAFRYQLQTNGTLLDDLPGWVLAKLSNILVSIDGGEAITDGYRGRGIWRQVIRNLNHVHERVGGTITARVTWGNADTTFEELDELASAIEAIDYVYWQFVADEMYGGDAVEKRKAVLVKLIDRFFARGDRLYPLVPIMGIVRNKVLPNRGRELYAGLTQCRVSTHLINVMPNGQIYPCPDMMYAHAMQMGEIQGNWLKRSPLQPTPEMPCEGCEAFSWCRRNCMKNLWLGYVKNDLRYRANVVEPICELIRFMGREIDRHDPHAWFANLSVPARQRLLGAEVYEYVEIMP, from the coding sequence ATGTCCACCCAAACCATCCATTTCGCGCCGTCCGTCCCCATTACCGCCCCCGTTTCCGACCCCGACCCCATCGTCGGCGACCGCGTTGAGCTGCAACTGCTCACCACTCTCAAGTGCAACCTCAAGTGCACCTACTGCTCGCTGGGGGTGGGCGAGGTGCTCGGCTCGCAGACCGAACTCGGCTACGACATCGACCAACTCGCCGCCTTCATCGACAGCCACCTGAAGGGCAAGGAGATCTACGTCACCTTCTACGGCGGCGAGCCGACCCTGAACCAGGACATGATGCGGGCGGTGATGGCCCGCTTCCCGGCATTCCGCTACCAGCTCCAGACCAACGGCACGCTGCTCGACGACCTGCCGGGCTGGGTTCTGGCGAAGCTCTCCAACATCCTGGTCTCCATCGACGGCGGCGAGGCCATCACCGACGGCTACCGGGGGCGCGGCATCTGGCGCCAGGTCATCCGCAACCTGAACCACGTCCACGAGCGCGTCGGCGGCACGATCACCGCGCGGGTCACCTGGGGCAACGCCGACACCACCTTCGAGGAGCTCGACGAACTGGCCAGCGCCATCGAGGCCATCGACTACGTCTACTGGCAGTTCGTCGCCGACGAGATGTACGGCGGCGATGCGGTGGAAAAGCGCAAGGCCGTGCTGGTCAAGCTGATCGACCGCTTCTTCGCGCGCGGCGACCGCCTCTACCCACTGGTGCCGATCATGGGCATCGTGCGCAACAAGGTGCTGCCCAACCGCGGCCGCGAGTTGTACGCCGGCCTCACCCAGTGCCGCGTCTCCACCCACCTGATCAACGTCATGCCCAACGGCCAGATCTACCCCTGCCCGGACATGATGTACGCCCACGCCATGCAGATGGGCGAGATCCAGGGCAACTGGCTGAAGCGGAGCCCCTTGCAGCCCACGCCGGAGATGCCCTGCGAAGGCTGCGAGGCCTTCTCCTGGTGCCGCCGCAACTGCATGAAGAACCTCTGGCTGGGCTACGTGAAGAACGACCTGCGCTACCGCGCCAACGTGGTGGAGCCGATCTGCGAGCTGATCCGCTTCATGGGGCGAGAGATTGACCGCCACGACCCCCACGCCTGGTTCGCGAACCTTTCCGTGCCGGCGCGCCAGCGGCTGCTGGGCGCGGAGGTCTATGAATATGTGGAAATCATGCCCTGA
- a CDS encoding efflux transporter outer membrane subunit, whose protein sequence is MANLETKPGPGADPIETGRPHLRTVATWALILGLAGCAAGPDFKRPSAPEVAGYTATPVAAQTESAAVRLGEAQRLVDGMAADAQWWRNLKSAELDALIESALNANPSLAAAQAALRQARELHAAQAGSTQYPQVDAGLGAQRQRMSPSAQGLAGDAREFSLFNASVGVHYNLDLAGGNRRALEALAARSDFRRFELESARLTLAGNIATAAITRARLADQIEATAAILKVQEEQVHLARERARLGQATPDEALALQTQAEQTRAQLPALRKQMQQAEHLLAVLAGRAPGAGGIPAFTLADFSLPVELPLVVPSELARRRPDIQAAEALLHAANADYGVAVARLYPQINLSASLGSQALTSGALFGSGSAVWSLLGQLTQPLFNPGLPAEKRAALAAFDAAAANYQGVVLGALRDVADALRAVENDAQTLAALAAADAAARDSLHSMERQYQFGAASYLQLLVAQQQAQQTRIGLAAAQAQRLADSVALYQAIGTT, encoded by the coding sequence ATGGCAAACCTTGAGACGAAACCCGGCCCGGGTGCCGATCCCATCGAAACCGGCCGGCCCCATCTCCGGACAGTCGCGACATGGGCCCTGATCTTGGGGCTCGCCGGCTGTGCCGCGGGACCGGACTTCAAGCGTCCGTCCGCGCCGGAGGTGGCGGGTTACACGGCGACGCCGGTCGCCGCCCAGACCGAATCCGCCGCTGTGCGGCTGGGCGAGGCCCAGCGCCTGGTCGATGGCATGGCGGCCGATGCCCAGTGGTGGCGAAACCTGAAATCCGCGGAGCTCGATGCGCTGATCGAATCGGCGCTCAATGCCAACCCCTCGCTTGCCGCCGCGCAGGCCGCCCTGCGCCAGGCGCGGGAGCTCCATGCCGCGCAGGCCGGATCGACGCAATATCCGCAGGTGGATGCGGGGCTCGGCGCCCAGCGCCAGCGCATGAGTCCGAGCGCCCAGGGCCTTGCGGGCGATGCGCGCGAATTCAGCCTCTTCAACGCCAGCGTCGGCGTGCATTACAACCTTGATCTCGCTGGCGGCAACCGCCGCGCCCTGGAGGCCCTGGCCGCCCGCTCCGACTTCCGCCGCTTTGAGTTGGAGTCTGCCCGCCTGACCCTGGCCGGCAACATCGCCACGGCCGCCATCACCCGGGCCAGGCTCGCCGACCAGATCGAGGCCACCGCCGCCATCCTGAAGGTCCAGGAGGAACAGGTGCATCTGGCCCGCGAGCGTGCGCGCCTCGGCCAGGCGACGCCGGACGAGGCGCTGGCGTTGCAGACCCAAGCAGAGCAGACGCGGGCGCAGTTGCCTGCATTGCGCAAACAGATGCAGCAGGCCGAGCATCTGCTCGCCGTACTCGCCGGCCGCGCGCCGGGCGCGGGCGGAATACCTGCATTCACCCTGGCGGACTTCTCCCTGCCGGTTGAACTGCCACTCGTCGTGCCTTCCGAGCTGGCGCGCCGACGCCCCGACATCCAGGCCGCCGAGGCCCTGCTGCACGCGGCCAACGCCGACTATGGCGTGGCCGTGGCCAGGCTTTATCCGCAGATCAACCTGAGCGCCAGCCTCGGCAGCCAGGCGCTCACCAGCGGCGCCCTGTTCGGCAGCGGGTCGGCGGTGTGGAGCCTGCTCGGGCAACTGACCCAGCCGTTATTCAATCCGGGGCTGCCCGCGGAAAAGCGCGCCGCGCTGGCCGCCTTCGACGCGGCCGCCGCCAACTACCAGGGCGTGGTGCTGGGGGCGCTACGCGATGTGGCCGATGCGCTGCGCGCCGTGGAAAACGACGCCCAGACGCTGGCCGCGCTAGCCGCCGCCGACGCCGCCGCGCGGGATTCCCTGCACTCGATGGAGCGGCAATACCAGTTCGGCGCGGCCAGCTACCTACAACTACTCGTCGCCCAGCAACAGGCCCAGCAGACCCGTATTGGCCTGGCCGCCGCTCAAGCCCAGCGTTTAGCCGATAGTGTGGCTTTGTATCAGGCTATAGGCACTACATGA
- a CDS encoding lipid A deacylase LpxR family protein, protein MKGHYLPHTPFPCFSILSMLALAMSALLPSPALAQAVNEGAVGAGDCAVDETLRFRGGTARLENDLFTGTDQNYTNGVAFTLISHDIPGRPRPECFPAPIRLHAQLIQFMNPGFWADAKDAAATQNVVVRFGQSMYTPEDYTRTDLIPDDRPYAGLLYMGLAWNRRKHKPALNQEMLDTREVTLGVIGPWSLAEQTQNLVHDARNIDRFLGWDHQLENEPAFQVAMDRKFRAFRGAGAIIPGFSADSIRSVGLRLGNIETSATLGIEGRLGWNLPNDFGSYPIRPGAENRPPSAASIHGKPSDSVPAASRPRPGVHLFGIVEAKAVAYDFSLDGNLFRSSHSVTRQPWVAQVAVGVSAQGILAGHGVRLAVMRVYRTREFEEQGTNQAYGSVALSVEF, encoded by the coding sequence ATGAAGGGCCATTATCTGCCGCACACGCCGTTCCCCTGCTTCTCCATCCTTTCGATGCTGGCGCTGGCGATGAGTGCTCTCCTTCCCTCGCCGGCCTTGGCGCAAGCCGTCAACGAAGGCGCGGTCGGCGCCGGGGATTGCGCCGTGGACGAAACACTCCGATTCCGCGGCGGCACGGCGAGGCTGGAAAACGACCTATTCACCGGCACCGACCAGAACTACACCAATGGCGTGGCGTTCACCCTGATTTCCCACGACATCCCGGGCAGGCCGAGGCCCGAGTGCTTCCCGGCGCCGATCCGGCTGCACGCGCAACTCATCCAGTTCATGAACCCCGGATTCTGGGCCGATGCGAAGGATGCCGCGGCCACGCAGAACGTGGTGGTCCGATTCGGCCAGTCCATGTACACCCCGGAGGATTACACCCGAACCGACCTGATCCCCGACGATCGGCCCTACGCGGGCCTGCTCTACATGGGATTGGCATGGAACCGGCGAAAACACAAACCCGCGTTGAATCAGGAAATGCTCGACACGCGCGAGGTCACGCTCGGCGTGATCGGCCCTTGGTCGCTCGCGGAGCAAACCCAGAACCTGGTGCACGATGCGCGGAACATCGACAGGTTCCTCGGCTGGGACCATCAGTTGGAAAACGAGCCTGCCTTTCAGGTAGCGATGGACCGCAAATTCAGGGCATTTCGTGGGGCCGGGGCAATCATTCCAGGCTTCTCCGCTGATTCGATACGTTCGGTGGGGCTCAGGCTCGGCAACATCGAGACCTCGGCCACGTTGGGCATCGAGGGTCGCCTCGGCTGGAATCTGCCGAATGATTTCGGAAGCTATCCCATCCGGCCGGGCGCCGAGAACCGCCCGCCATCGGCCGCCTCCATCCACGGCAAGCCCAGCGATTCCGTCCCGGCCGCCAGTCGGCCGCGCCCCGGCGTTCACCTCTTCGGGATCGTGGAAGCGAAGGCTGTCGCCTACGATTTTTCCCTCGACGGCAACCTCTTTCGGTCCAGCCACAGTGTCACGCGCCAGCCGTGGGTTGCCCAGGTGGCGGTGGGTGTCAGCGCTCAGGGCATTCTGGCAGGGCATGGCGTCAGGTTGGCCGTGATGCGCGTTTACCGCACGCGCGAGTTTGAGGAGCAAGGCACGAATCAGGCTTACGGCTCCGTCGCCCTGAGCGTCGAGTTCTAA
- a CDS encoding ABC transporter ATP-binding protein, translating to MTTKGIRIEGLRKRYGSGDTAVDALKGVDMHVGPGEVVGLIGPSGSGKSTLLKSLGAVIDPTAGRMTLGDEVIYDEGWKVPDLRALRRDRIGFVFQAPYLIPFLDVTDNVALPPMLAGVSNTEARRRALDLLTALDVQQRAQAMPSQLSGGEQQRVAIARGLVNRPPVILADEPTAPLDSQRAMAVIRILNDMAKKYETAIIVVTHDEKIIPTFKRIYHIRDGVTHEEAGEGRGFD from the coding sequence ATGACGACCAAGGGCATACGCATCGAAGGGCTGAGGAAGCGCTACGGCAGCGGCGACACGGCGGTCGATGCACTCAAGGGCGTGGACATGCACGTGGGGCCGGGCGAGGTGGTGGGGCTGATCGGGCCGTCCGGCTCGGGCAAGAGCACCCTGCTGAAATCCCTGGGCGCGGTGATCGACCCCACCGCCGGGCGCATGACACTGGGCGACGAGGTGATCTACGACGAGGGCTGGAAGGTGCCCGATCTGCGCGCCCTGCGCCGGGACAGGATCGGTTTCGTGTTCCAGGCGCCGTACCTCATCCCCTTCCTCGACGTCACTGACAACGTGGCGCTGCCGCCCATGCTGGCCGGCGTATCCAACACCGAGGCGCGCAGGCGGGCGCTGGACCTGCTCACGGCACTCGACGTGCAGCAACGCGCCCAGGCCATGCCCTCACAGCTCTCCGGCGGCGAGCAACAGCGCGTGGCCATCGCCCGGGGCCTGGTCAACCGCCCGCCGGTGATCCTGGCCGACGAGCCCACGGCGCCCCTGGATTCACAACGCGCCATGGCGGTCATCCGCATCCTCAACGACATGGCGAAGAAGTATGAAACCGCCATCATCGTCGTCACCCACGACGAGAAGATCATCCCCACCTTCAAGCGCATCTATCACATCCGCGATGGCGTGACCCATGAGGAAGCCGGTGAAGGACGAGGATTTGATTGA